The following are encoded together in the Variovorax sp. PBS-H4 genome:
- a CDS encoding acetyl-CoA C-acetyltransferase → MRRAAIVSPLRTPVGQFGGALRNLAVESLTRPVIQAVLARSGVDPARIDDVVFAQSYASSETPCIGRWAALDAGLPLEVPGMQLDRRCGGGLQAIVTAAMMVQTGAADVVLAGGVESMSNIEYYTTDLRWGSRSGSSKLHDRLERGRERSQPEGRFGYISGMVETAETLAREYGISRAEADAFAVRSHVRAASAWDEGRFAAEVVPLNVPQRKGDAVVFSRDEGIRPDTTPDSLARLRPLTAGGVVTAGNASQQNDAAAACLVVAEDRLDALGLTPIGYLTGWAASGCDPARMGIGPVSAVRKLFERTGFGFDDLDLVELNEAFAVQALAVLKGWGWNDPERLNVNGSGISIGHPIGATGVRIATTLLHELQRRQGRYGLETMCIGGGQGLAAIFERA, encoded by the coding sequence ATGAGAAGAGCAGCCATCGTCAGTCCCTTGCGCACCCCGGTCGGTCAGTTCGGCGGCGCGTTGCGCAACCTTGCGGTCGAGTCGCTCACCCGGCCCGTGATCCAGGCGGTCTTGGCCCGCAGCGGCGTGGATCCGGCACGGATTGATGACGTTGTCTTCGCCCAGTCTTATGCCAGCAGCGAAACTCCTTGCATCGGCCGATGGGCGGCGTTGGATGCGGGCTTGCCGCTTGAGGTCCCAGGCATGCAACTGGACCGGCGCTGCGGCGGCGGCCTGCAGGCAATAGTCACTGCCGCCATGATGGTGCAGACCGGCGCAGCCGACGTCGTGCTGGCAGGAGGCGTGGAGAGCATGAGCAATATCGAGTACTACACGACGGACCTGCGCTGGGGTTCGCGTTCCGGCTCGAGCAAGCTGCATGATCGCCTGGAGCGCGGACGGGAGCGGTCTCAGCCGGAGGGGCGCTTTGGCTACATCTCGGGGATGGTCGAGACTGCAGAGACCTTGGCGCGCGAATACGGAATCAGCCGCGCAGAGGCGGACGCCTTCGCCGTCCGCAGCCACGTGCGCGCTGCGAGTGCCTGGGACGAAGGGCGCTTCGCTGCCGAGGTAGTGCCACTGAACGTTCCCCAGCGCAAGGGCGACGCCGTCGTCTTCTCGCGCGACGAAGGCATCCGCCCGGACACCACACCCGACTCCCTGGCGCGGCTCAGGCCCTTGACGGCTGGTGGTGTGGTGACAGCCGGCAACGCGAGCCAGCAGAACGATGCCGCGGCGGCCTGCCTGGTGGTCGCCGAGGACCGTCTGGACGCATTGGGCCTCACGCCCATCGGATATCTCACCGGCTGGGCCGCATCCGGTTGCGACCCGGCTCGCATGGGTATCGGGCCGGTGTCGGCGGTGCGGAAACTCTTCGAACGCACTGGTTTCGGTTTCGACGACCTCGACCTGGTCGAGCTCAACGAGGCGTTTGCGGTCCAAGCCCTGGCCGTCCTCAAGGGGTGGGGCTGGAACGACCCAGAGCGACTCAACGTCAACGGCTCCGGTATCTCGATCGGGCATCCAATCGGAGCCACCGGTGTGCGCATCGCGACAACGCTGCTGCACGAGCTGCAGCGGCGCCAAGGCCGCTACGGGCTCGAAACCATGTGCATCGGCGGTGGCCAGGGCCTGGCAGCCATCTTTGAGCGGGCGTGA
- a CDS encoding MaoC/PaaZ C-terminal domain-containing protein: protein MAINVGRLKEWAFGEVEHRYTERESALYALCLGFGADPLDERALRYVAGDALRAAPFMAAVLAFPGQWMRDPRSGIDWKRVVHGEQGVRLHRPLAATGCLVGRTRVSAVIDKGREKGAVVQMERSLYDMTSGDLLATVEQLNFCRGDGGFSEDGQPSDASPPSMAWAPSCAPDDICDLPTRPETALLYRLCGDPNPLHFDPAVARSAGFARPILHGLATYGIAGHAVLRTACGYDAGRLRSLHARFSAPVYPGETLRTELWRDGPWVRFRCRVLERDQLVLTAGRAELVPTTDRSVHQN, encoded by the coding sequence ATGGCGATCAACGTGGGCCGCCTGAAAGAGTGGGCTTTCGGTGAAGTGGAGCATCGGTATACGGAGCGCGAGAGCGCGCTGTACGCCTTGTGCTTGGGCTTTGGGGCCGACCCGCTGGATGAGCGGGCACTCCGTTACGTCGCCGGCGACGCGCTACGAGCGGCGCCGTTCATGGCTGCTGTGCTCGCTTTCCCTGGCCAATGGATGCGCGATCCGCGCAGCGGCATCGATTGGAAGCGCGTGGTCCATGGCGAACAGGGCGTGCGACTGCACCGCCCTCTGGCCGCGACAGGTTGCCTGGTCGGCCGCACCCGGGTCAGCGCCGTCATCGACAAGGGACGAGAAAAGGGCGCGGTGGTTCAGATGGAGCGCTCTCTTTACGACATGACGAGCGGGGACTTGCTGGCCACCGTCGAGCAACTCAACTTCTGCCGTGGTGACGGTGGATTCAGCGAGGACGGCCAGCCCAGCGATGCTTCGCCGCCTTCCATGGCATGGGCGCCGTCTTGCGCCCCTGACGACATCTGCGACCTCCCGACTCGGCCAGAGACGGCGCTGCTCTATCGCCTTTGCGGGGATCCGAACCCGCTGCACTTTGATCCGGCGGTCGCACGATCCGCTGGCTTCGCGCGCCCGATCCTTCATGGTCTGGCCACCTACGGCATTGCGGGGCATGCCGTGTTGCGCACCGCCTGCGGCTATGACGCTGGCCGACTCCGCTCCCTGCATGCTCGCTTCTCCGCGCCGGTCTACCCCGGCGAGACGCTGCGCACCGAGCTCTGGCGCGATGGCCCGTGGGTGCGCTTCCGGTGCAGAGTCCTTGAGCGCGACCAATTGGTGCTCACCGCCGGCCGGGCTGAGCTGGTGCCAACGACGGATCGTTCCGTACATCAGAACTGA